ACCTCGAAGTCAGCGGCGACACGCTGTTCGTGCTCTTCAACCGTTATTACAGCAAGAAGGTCGACACTAACTATGTGACTGTTTACCCCAATGGTCTTGTTGCCATGTACAAGCTCAGTGATGGTGAACTTCTCGACACCATTTCCTTGGTGACCCAGAACCCCATGGCCATGGCCAAGGCCAAGGCCGGCATTTTCGTAGCATCCCAGGGTGATTACAACGACGCCTGGGGAACCGACGCCGACGATAATCGCGGCATCGAAAAGCTGGACCTCTCCAAGAAAAGCTCCAAGCTCTTTGTCTCTGGCAAAAAGCTGGGTGGCGGCGTCTCTGCGATGGCCGTGAACGCCGACGACAACGAAGCCTACGTAGCCATTTACAAGAGCTACGGCGATGTGCCGGTTGTGGAAGTGGATCTCGAAAAGGGTGATACCGAAACCATCAAGGGTGTTGCCGATGCCGAAGGCTCCATTGCTGTTGACCAGGCCACAGGCAAGGTCTACATTGGTGACCGTAGCTACGGTGAAGAATCCGTCTACGTTTACGACGGCGACAAGGTCGAAAAGATCGACAACGGCAAGGCGCTTCCTCCGTACAGCATTGTCCTTCTTTAACTGACGATGCGGTCGTTGACCGCAATTTGTGAAATAGGTCGCAGCGTGGGCCGCGGCCTTTTTTTGTACATTTTTGGCATGAAGAAAGTCGATACCTGGTACAAGGCTCAGGGATATTGCCCTACCGAAGATTTTGAACTGGCGAGCTACCTGCTTTTTGAGGCGGGCGTCGCGACGCTCGAGGAATTGGACCCGGTGGCCGATGGTCGTACGGATTTTTGCTTTTATACGGGCGACAAGGCCGAGAGGGACCGCATTGTGGCGGAGTTCCCGCAATATCACTTTGCCGTGACCGAGGAGCCCGCGAAGGATTGGGACAAGTGGTGGCGTGACCGCGCCCAGCCTGTTTCGGTTTCGCCCCGCCTGTGGGTGCGCCCGCCCTGGGTCGATTTCAAACCCGAGGACCCGAATGCCGTTGTGCTGGAACTTGAAGCGAAGACTGCCTTTGGCACCGGTGAACATGACACCACGAGCAGTTGCGCGACGCTCATGGAGAATATCGATTTCAAGGGCAAGACTGTATTGGACATCGGTACCGGTACGGGAATATTGGCGATGTTCGCCCGCCGCATGGGAGCCAAGCTCGCCGTGGGCACCGAGATTGACCCGCTCACTATCCCCTGCATAGCGGAGAACTTTGAACGCAACGGTTTTGGCCAGAGCGATTGCCTTCTGGGCTTTTTGGACGCCTTCAAGGACGGCACCAAGTTCGATGTCATCTTGTGCAACATGATTCGCAGCGAACTATGGCCGCTCCGTGACGACATCGAGTACCTGCTCGCCCCTGGCGGGGAGCTCATCATTAGCGGGCAGTTGTTGACCGAGAAGGATTACATTCTCAAGTGGTTCGACGAAGCCGGTTACAAGGTTGTGCAAGAAAGAATAAGCACGGAGTGGTGGAGCGTCTTGGCGAGATCGTGAGCCGCGGCAGGGGCTACTTCCCCCACGGGCTCTTTTTGCCGAAGCGTTCCTTCTTTTTGGGCCCGTGATTGAAGGCTGGGTCCTGGGCGCGGCGGCGTTTTTCAAAGTACTCGTCGCGTTCGAGGTTGCGTTGTTCGCGTTCCTCTTCGGTCCAGCGTTTCTTTTCTTTTTTTGGTTTCATGATTTGGGCGCGCTCTTCGCGCTTTTGCCGCTCTCGTTCACGGGCCTCCGGGTTGGCCTCGCGTTCCTCACTGGGATGGTATTCCTTGCCTTCGGCGTTTGCCGTGCGGCTTAAGAGCAGCCGTGAGAGTTTGCCCATCTTGAGGCGTTCGAGTACCGCGCGGATTTTGGGGCGGTTCTCGGGGATGTACCAGAAGAAGAACTGTTTTTGCCCCGCCTTTTGCGAGGGTGTTTTTGCCACATAGAGCGGGCTCCCGTCGGGGAGCATCTCGGCGTAGAACATCTCCGTGGCGATGGTCATGGGGGTCGGTGTGAAGTCCTGCACCTGCTCCAGTTGAAAGCCCAGTTGTTTGGTCTCGAGGGCGAGTTCCGCCATGTCGGCTTCGGTACACCCGGGGTGGCTACTGATAAAGTAAGGGATAATCTGCTGTCGCTTGCCAATGCGCTTGCATTCGGCGTCAAAGAATTCCTTGAATTTGCGGAACAGCGAAAAACTCGGCTTGCGGATGAGCTTGAGCACCGCTTCGCTCGTGTGCTCGGGGGCGACCTTGAGGCGGCCGCTCACATGGTAGTCAATGAGCTCGCGGGCGTATTCCTCGTGGTCCTTGCGGAGCGCCTCGTCGTCGGTCTCTTGCAATAGCAGGTCGTAGCGCACGCCGCTACCGATAAACAGGTGCTTTACCTTCGGGTTCGCGCGGATTTCGCGGTACAGGCTCAAGAGTTCGGCGTGGTGCGTGTCCATGTTGTCGCAAATCTTGGGAAACACACAACTCGGGCGGGCGCACTTTTCGCAACGGCAGCGGTCGCGTCCGCGCATCTTGTACATGTTCGCGCTGGGACCGCCCAAATCGGTGATTGTCCCGGCAAAGCCTTCCATTTGCGTGACTTTTTCCACCTCGCGCAAAATGCTCTCGCGGCTGCGGCTCGCAATGAACTTGCCCTGGTGTGCGTTGATGGCGCAAAAACTGCAACCGCCAAAACAGCCGCGGTGCGTGTTGATGCTGAACTTGATCATGTCGAACGCCGGGATGGCGCCGCGTTTTTTGTAGCGCGGGTGCGGTGCGCGGGCGTAGGGGTATTCAAAACTCTCGTCGATTTCGCCGTATTCGAGCGGCGGGTATGGCGGGTTGATGACGACCGTTTGTTCGCCAACGTTCTGCAAAATACGTTTGGCGTGGATCTTGTTGCTTTCGAGTTCCACTTTGCGGTAATTGTTCAGTTGCGTTCGCTTGTCGGCGAGGCATTCCTCGTGGCTTGCGAGATGCAGGTCTTCCCAGTTCTTGTTTGCAGGCACGTGGCCGCGCGGGGCGAGGTACGCTGTTTGCGGGATGCTTGTGAGGTTCTTGAACGGCACGCCTTTTTTGAGGAGACGCACCATCTCTTTCATTGGCTTTTCGCCCATGCCGTAAATAAGCAGGTCCGCTTGCGTTTCGGCCAAAATGCTCGGCTTGAGTCTGTCGCTCCAATAATCGTAATGAGTTACGCGGCGAAGACTGCTTTCGAGCCCGCCAATCATTACCGGCACGTCGGGGTAGAGGAGCTTCAAAATTTTTGCGTAAGTGTATGTTGCGTAATCGGGGCGGAACCCCGCCTTGTTGCCTGGCGTAAAGGCGTCGTCACTGCGCAGGCGCTTTGCCGCGGTGTAGTGGTTCACCATGCTGTCCATGCCGCTCGAAATGGCAAAGAACATGCGGGGTTTCCCCAGCTTTTTGAAGTCGCGCAAGTCGTCGCGCCAATTTGGCTGCGGGAGTATTGCGACGCGGAGTCCTTCGTGCTCCAAGAGGCGGCTCACCACGGCATGCCCAAAGCTCGGGTGGTCTACGTAGGCGTCGGCGCTAATGAGGATGACGTCCACGTAATCCCAGCCTAGGGCGTCCAGGTCTTCTTGGCAAATGGGGAGGAATCGCGGGTCGTACATGTGAAGTAATGTAGAAAAAGAAGTGATTGATGGTTGGTGACTAGTGGTTAGGATTGTTGAGGTTGAAACGTTTTTTTATCTTTGGCTTTGATTATGGCAGAAACAAAGAAAATACTGGTGATGGTAGGAAGCCCCAAAAATGAACGCAGCGGGACTTTGATCCCGACGAAGGCGTTTGTGGAGGGCCTCGAACAGAACGGTAATTACGAGACCGAATACGTCTTTATCGACCGCCTGAACATTACTCCCTGCCGCGGTTGCCTCAGTTGCTGGGGCCGTGAAGACGGCAGCTGCTTTATGAAAGACGACGACATCCCCATGATTCGCGAAAAGCTGATCAATTCCGATGTGGTCATTTGGAGTTTCCCGCTTTTCTTGTTCAGCATCCCTGGGCAAATGAAAGTGCTCATGGACCGCATTGTGGGTATGGTTCACCCGTACATGGGGCAGCGCCTGGAAGACCCCGACTACATGAATAAAAAGATGCACGGTTTGCAGTTTCAAAAAGAGGGTCAAAAGATCATTTTGCTTTCAAGCTGCGCCTGGACTGACATTGACGTGGTGTACGAGCCCATTCGCAAGCAGTTCAACATCATTTTGGGTGAGGACGGTTACGATTTGGTGGTGGCGCCGCAGATGCGCGCACTGCACCACCGTGGTGGCGAACGCCGCCTGAACATGCTCCGCGACAAGTTCCGCAAGGGCGGCGCCGAGCTCGCGACCACCGGCAAGCTCTCCCAGGAAGTCATCGACTACATGCAAAAGCCCATCTTTAGCGATGCTGCCTACCGCGAACTCGTGGTGCAGTTTGTGACGCACATGTTCGATAGGGACGACAATTTTTAAAGATCTTTGGCGTCGCGCATGGAGTAGACGCAGCCGCAAAAATTTTGGCGGTACAGGTTGTACTCGTGCGAGAGCTGGATGGAGCGCTTGTAGCCGCCCTTCTTTTTGAAGTCGCTCGGGAGGCGGCGCACGCCGTAGATGTCGCACTGCTCCTGCACCACATTGTTCAGCACCTGGGCATCCTTCATGGGGCTTATGGTTAAGGTCGTCGTGAAGTAGTCGGCTTTCTGTTCCTTGGCGATGCGTGCAGATTCGGCGAGGCGGAGCTCGAAGCATTTGCGGCAGCGCTTGCCGCCCTCGGGCTCGTTTTCTAGGCCGTGTGCGATGGCGTAGAATTTCTCGGGATGGTAATCGCCCTCGATAAATTTCACCGGGTGTTTCATTTCGGGGTGGTTCGCCTGGAATTCCGAAATAAAGCGCTTGATTTCTTCGACGCGGTGGCGGTATTCTGCTTCGGGCGCGATGTTCGGGTTGTAATAGAAAATCGTGATGTTGAAATACTGCGACAGGTATTCGATGGTGTAGCTGCTGCAAGGTCCGCAGCACGCGTGCAAAAGCAGGCTCGGAACTTCGCCCGTGCGCTGGAGCCGCCGTATTATGCGGTCCAGGTCCACTTGGTAGTTGTGTTTGGGGGGCATGCCCGCTTTTTTGACATCGCCCATTTTGCTACTCCCAGTTCAAAGTGCCAAAGGCTACCACCCAAAAGCAGATGGTGGCCGCGATGGCGAGCGTCCCCATGACGCGGCGCTCTTTTTGGCTGGTGCTGAACAGGACCGTCGCCGTGTAGAACGTGAGGTAGATCGCAAAAAAGAACGAGAGAATGCGTGTGATGATAAAGGGGATGGGCGTTGGCACGGCACCTCCCGCCGAGAGTAGTGTAAAGAGTGCCACGAACTGCATGCAGACGGGCAGTACGAACGCCTTGCGGACTTCCTTGGGCACTACCTTGTGCCGCCCGTTCATGGCGTACATGCCCCAGGGGGCGCCACTGGCGAGCGCGATATTCAATACAATGGAGGGCAAAAAGAATACAGCCCCGATGATGGCGGCAATCAGCATGCGGTAAATATATCAAATTTCAACGCCGAGGGCATTGGCGATGCATTCTACGAATTCCTCATAGGATATGCTTTCGTTTTCGTATTCGTTGATCAAATAGCCTGAATAGTCTTTTTCACCCTCTGCATTTTTACGCTTGATTTTTTCCATTTGGGAGCTCATGTCCTTTTCGTTGCAAACGGACTTTGGATATTGGAAAATTTCGTCCAGTAAATCCAATTTCTTTGTACAGCTCTTTCCATTGCCACTAAACGATGTTTCGCGGTGCAATATACCATCGCTATCAATGTCCATGGTTTCTGTGTAAGAATATTTCTTTCCGTCATATTTAATTTGAACGGTTTCACATCCGTCACTTTCAAGGTCAAAGTCATCTTCGTCAATGTCGAACTCTGCAGATAGCAAGTCTTCGGCTTTGTAAAGGAGTTCGTCTTCTGCGTAGCAAATGTCCGTGTTGAATTCAGTTGCAAAATTTAGGCTATGGTCGGTTACACGGAGAGTGGTTATAAAGGTGCTGTATTCCACATCGCCGTCTCCATAGTCCTTTGCGATTCCGGAGGTTTTCCACGTACTGAAAATACTCCCCGCTTTGCCGCCAGTCATCGTGAATAACTCATCGTGTTCATTGTCATCGGAGACGATCAGAGCGTCGCCTTCGAATTTGTAACGGAAAAACGTCGTATCTACATTCTCGTCCCAGCGGGTGGAATTCTCCGTTATGTAACAGCGATCATAAATGATGCCAAAGCGCTGGTTGGCTTCGTCAAGGATGTACTTGGCGGATGATGTTGTGGATGCGTTGCTGCTGGAATCGTCGCCGCAAGCGGAAAACGAAAGGGCCGCTACCGCAAAGGCTACGCTGATTTTTAGAACGTTTTTCATAGTGCTCTCCGTTAGGGCTTATTTGTAGTCCAGAACTGCATACCATTTAAGTACGTAGTGGGTGGCCATATAATCGTCCTGTAGTATTTCCTCGCCTATTTTTTGCCCGACATTGTCAAAGCCGTAGCAGTAATTAGAACAATATTCCTTGTCGTCAAAAAACGGGTCTTCATCTACAAAATTCGGACACACATAAATCTCGTTGATGCCGCTGGAAAGTGTGACCGTAACGGATTTGTTATCACTCCAGATGCCGACATTATCTCCTAAATTGATTGTTGAAGTCTTGATGGAATCTTTTTTTTCCCCGTCACGATAAGTTTTTAGGGTAAATGAAATACGCGGGTCCCCATCGCTTAAGCCGTTATCATCCATTGTTTTTAGCTGCAAGTAATATTCCAAGAACACAGACAGCGTTGTTTGTCCATTTGTGTAGGCTGAAGTATATGCCGAACTGCCAGAATAAGAGTAATCATCGTCTGTATCGTTTTCTCTGTTATAGAAGTCGATCTCATCTGAAGATTCACGAGAGACATCATAAATGGCGTCTTCGTAGGTGTCGGGGCTGAGAGGGCCGTTGCCGCAGGCGGTAAGTGCGGCAATTGTCAAAAAGACGGCAAATGAAAGTGAAATGCGTTTTTTCATAATCCCTTCTTACCAGGCGAATTGCAGGTTGAGGCGGAAACTGTCGTTCTCGTCGGCGTAGTTATGCCCAATTCCAGACTTGGCGTCAATGAGCATAAAGAGGATTTCTACAGAGAAGTGTTTGGTAAATTCAATCCCAGGCCCCAGCCACAAAAGGAATTCCCAGTCTTCTTCGCTATAGAAATCACCGTCCCAGTTAAAGGTCTCGTCGACTCGCCATCCGTTAATGTCTGCTGTATTCCAGCCATAGATGGGCTTGCGGACGCTGAAGGTCAAGTCGGCAAAGGGGGCGAAGAATTTGACAATGGGGATGCCTATCCTCAGGGAAAGAGGAATTTCAGCAAGTAGCTCGTGATATTCGGCCCACAGGTCTACAAAGAGGGTTGCGTACGAAGTG
The genomic region above belongs to Fibrobacter sp. UWP2 and contains:
- a CDS encoding 50S ribosomal protein L11 methyltransferase; translation: MKKVDTWYKAQGYCPTEDFELASYLLFEAGVATLEELDPVADGRTDFCFYTGDKAERDRIVAEFPQYHFAVTEEPAKDWDKWWRDRAQPVSVSPRLWVRPPWVDFKPEDPNAVVLELEAKTAFGTGEHDTTSSCATLMENIDFKGKTVLDIGTGTGILAMFARRMGAKLAVGTEIDPLTIPCIAENFERNGFGQSDCLLGFLDAFKDGTKFDVILCNMIRSELWPLRDDIEYLLAPGGELIISGQLLTEKDYILKWFDEAGYKVVQERISTEWWSVLARS
- a CDS encoding YgiQ family radical SAM protein: MYDPRFLPICQEDLDALGWDYVDVILISADAYVDHPSFGHAVVSRLLEHEGLRVAILPQPNWRDDLRDFKKLGKPRMFFAISSGMDSMVNHYTAAKRLRSDDAFTPGNKAGFRPDYATYTYAKILKLLYPDVPVMIGGLESSLRRVTHYDYWSDRLKPSILAETQADLLIYGMGEKPMKEMVRLLKKGVPFKNLTSIPQTAYLAPRGHVPANKNWEDLHLASHEECLADKRTQLNNYRKVELESNKIHAKRILQNVGEQTVVINPPYPPLEYGEIDESFEYPYARAPHPRYKKRGAIPAFDMIKFSINTHRGCFGGCSFCAINAHQGKFIASRSRESILREVEKVTQMEGFAGTITDLGGPSANMYKMRGRDRCRCEKCARPSCVFPKICDNMDTHHAELLSLYREIRANPKVKHLFIGSGVRYDLLLQETDDEALRKDHEEYARELIDYHVSGRLKVAPEHTSEAVLKLIRKPSFSLFRKFKEFFDAECKRIGKRQQIIPYFISSHPGCTEADMAELALETKQLGFQLEQVQDFTPTPMTIATEMFYAEMLPDGSPLYVAKTPSQKAGQKQFFFWYIPENRPKIRAVLERLKMGKLSRLLLSRTANAEGKEYHPSEEREANPEARERERQKREERAQIMKPKKEKKRWTEEEREQRNLERDEYFEKRRRAQDPAFNHGPKKKERFGKKSPWGK
- a CDS encoding flavodoxin family protein, which produces MAETKKILVMVGSPKNERSGTLIPTKAFVEGLEQNGNYETEYVFIDRLNITPCRGCLSCWGREDGSCFMKDDDIPMIREKLINSDVVIWSFPLFLFSIPGQMKVLMDRIVGMVHPYMGQRLEDPDYMNKKMHGLQFQKEGQKIILLSSCAWTDIDVVYEPIRKQFNIILGEDGYDLVVAPQMRALHHRGGERRLNMLRDKFRKGGAELATTGKLSQEVIDYMQKPIFSDAAYRELVVQFVTHMFDRDDNF
- a CDS encoding epoxyqueuosine reductase QueH, whose protein sequence is MGDVKKAGMPPKHNYQVDLDRIIRRLQRTGEVPSLLLHACCGPCSSYTIEYLSQYFNITIFYYNPNIAPEAEYRHRVEEIKRFISEFQANHPEMKHPVKFIEGDYHPEKFYAIAHGLENEPEGGKRCRKCFELRLAESARIAKEQKADYFTTTLTISPMKDAQVLNNVVQEQCDIYGVRRLPSDFKKKGGYKRSIQLSHEYNLYRQNFCGCVYSMRDAKDL